In one Gopherus evgoodei ecotype Sinaloan lineage chromosome 1, rGopEvg1_v1.p, whole genome shotgun sequence genomic region, the following are encoded:
- the TXNL4B gene encoding thioredoxin-like protein 4B, with product MSFLLSKLTSKKEVDQAIKSVAEKVLVLRFGKDDDPVCLQLDDILAKTSHDLSKMAAIYLVDVNKVPVYTQYFDISYIPSTVFFFNGQHMKVDYGSPDHTKFVGSFKTKQDFIDLIEVIYRGAMRGKLIVRSPIDPKNIPKYDLLYQGI from the exons ATGAGCTTCCTGCTGTCCAAGCTGACCAGTAAAAAGGAAGTGGATCAGGCAATAAAAAGTGTAGCAGAGAAAGTTTTGGTTCTTCGATTTGGGAAAGATGATGATCCTGTTTGTCTGCAATTGGATGATATT CTTGCAAAGACATCTCATGACTTAAGTAAAATGGCAGCCATTTACTTGGTGGATGTGAACAAGGTGCCAGTGTACACCCAGTATTTTGACATCAGTTATATTCCATCTACTGTCTTTTTCTTCAATGGACAGCACATGAAAGTGGATTATGG GTCTCCAGATCACACTAAATTTGTGGGAAGCTTTAAAACAAAGCAAGACTTCATAGATTTGATTGAAGTGATTTACCGTGGAGCAATGCGTGGAAAGCTCATTGTACGAAGTCCTATTGATCCAAAAAATATTCCCAAATATGACCTTCTCTATCaaggaatttaa
- the LOC115660818 gene encoding putative protein FAM172B isoform X2, whose amino-acid sequence MENPKTELNEITISPSQYPKVKVDVLQMEQELSFRKLVESSECPEQLKYDFNKNGELKHLDTNEPFVFNYYKNAHESNHKRYQVLGHLITQYVYELLERVCKLQKVHIPTDATEDEPRSFFFISEKALTNSSSLIVLLQDRGVFRAGQWGLKTIIHEGLDHGTQIPFIKTALQCYGGVIVLNPNDNFIDLKMEDEWLSLSTKEESSTVNSSWWIPKRCSSSSEEHTIYIWDNFISKSAAKNVAFIAHGYGGLVFINLLIQRTWEVMNKVYSVALIDSMHHTLHQVKNNPQVQEWIQKHCREWVTNSKPLDRPTGSLVKVDCPTVSAGTEKYSLAPSSTLQAIFKYLKSTLKAKNTVTLSRSPIVTRSSKNKKRGNTC is encoded by the exons ATGGAG AATCCCAAGACAGAGCTGAATGAAATCACCATAAGCCCTTCCCAGTACCCTAAAGTAAAGGTGGAT GTGTTGCAAATGGAGCAGGAGTTAAGCTTCAGGAAACTAGTAGAGAGTTCAGAGTGTCCAGAACAACTGAAATACGACTTCAACAAAAATGGTGAACTGAAGCATCTAGATACCAATGAGCCCTTTGTCTTTAATTATTACAAAAATGCACATGAGAGTAACCATAAACGCTATCAAGTTTTGGGACACCTTATTACACAGTATGTTTATGAGCTCCTGGAAAGAGTCTGCAAGCTTCAGAAAGTCCACATCCCAACAGATGCTACAGAAGATGAACCCAGGAGTTTCTTTTTCATCAGTGAGAAAGCATTAACTAATTCCTCAAGCCTAATCGTGCTCCTACAAGACCGTGGAGTCTTTCGGGCTGGTCAATGGGGGCTGAAGACCATAATCCATGAGGGCCTGGACCATGGAACTCAAATACCATTCATTAAAACAGCCCTTCAATGCTATGGAGGAGTGATTGTTTTAAATCCCAATGACAATTTCATTGATCTGAAGATGGAAGATGAGTGGTTAAGTTTATCTACCAAGGAAGAATCTTCCACTGTAAATTCCTCCTGGTGGATCCCAaagaggtgcagcagcagctccgaAGAGCACACCATTTATATTTGGGataattttatttcaaagagCGCAGCCAAGAACGTGGCCTTCATTGCCCATGGCTATGGAGGCTTGGTTTTCATCAACCTGCTCATTCAGAGAACATGGGAAGTGATGAATAAAGTGTATTCTGTGGCACTTATTGACTCCATGCACCACACGTTACACCAGGTGAAAAATAATCCACAAGTGCAAGAATGGATACAGAAACATTGCCGTGAATGGGTAACAAACAGTAAACCTCTAGATAGACCCACAGGTTCCCTTGTGAAAGTGGACTGTCCTACAGTCTCTGCTGGGACCGAAAAATACAGTTTAGCACCATCTTCCACCTTACAGGCCATTTTCAAGTACCTGAAGAGCACACTGAAAGCTAAGAACACAGTAACTTTATCTCGTTCTCCTATTGTAACAAGGAGCAGTAAAAATAAGAAGAGaggcaatacatgctga
- the LOC115660818 gene encoding putative protein FAM172B isoform X1: MEQNPKTELNEITISPSQYPKVKVDVLQMEQELSFRKLVESSECPEQLKYDFNKNGELKHLDTNEPFVFNYYKNAHESNHKRYQVLGHLITQYVYELLERVCKLQKVHIPTDATEDEPRSFFFISEKALTNSSSLIVLLQDRGVFRAGQWGLKTIIHEGLDHGTQIPFIKTALQCYGGVIVLNPNDNFIDLKMEDEWLSLSTKEESSTVNSSWWIPKRCSSSSEEHTIYIWDNFISKSAAKNVAFIAHGYGGLVFINLLIQRTWEVMNKVYSVALIDSMHHTLHQVKNNPQVQEWIQKHCREWVTNSKPLDRPTGSLVKVDCPTVSAGTEKYSLAPSSTLQAIFKYLKSTLKAKNTVTLSRSPIVTRSSKNKKRGNTC, from the exons ATGGAG CAGAATCCCAAGACAGAGCTGAATGAAATCACCATAAGCCCTTCCCAGTACCCTAAAGTAAAGGTGGAT GTGTTGCAAATGGAGCAGGAGTTAAGCTTCAGGAAACTAGTAGAGAGTTCAGAGTGTCCAGAACAACTGAAATACGACTTCAACAAAAATGGTGAACTGAAGCATCTAGATACCAATGAGCCCTTTGTCTTTAATTATTACAAAAATGCACATGAGAGTAACCATAAACGCTATCAAGTTTTGGGACACCTTATTACACAGTATGTTTATGAGCTCCTGGAAAGAGTCTGCAAGCTTCAGAAAGTCCACATCCCAACAGATGCTACAGAAGATGAACCCAGGAGTTTCTTTTTCATCAGTGAGAAAGCATTAACTAATTCCTCAAGCCTAATCGTGCTCCTACAAGACCGTGGAGTCTTTCGGGCTGGTCAATGGGGGCTGAAGACCATAATCCATGAGGGCCTGGACCATGGAACTCAAATACCATTCATTAAAACAGCCCTTCAATGCTATGGAGGAGTGATTGTTTTAAATCCCAATGACAATTTCATTGATCTGAAGATGGAAGATGAGTGGTTAAGTTTATCTACCAAGGAAGAATCTTCCACTGTAAATTCCTCCTGGTGGATCCCAaagaggtgcagcagcagctccgaAGAGCACACCATTTATATTTGGGataattttatttcaaagagCGCAGCCAAGAACGTGGCCTTCATTGCCCATGGCTATGGAGGCTTGGTTTTCATCAACCTGCTCATTCAGAGAACATGGGAAGTGATGAATAAAGTGTATTCTGTGGCACTTATTGACTCCATGCACCACACGTTACACCAGGTGAAAAATAATCCACAAGTGCAAGAATGGATACAGAAACATTGCCGTGAATGGGTAACAAACAGTAAACCTCTAGATAGACCCACAGGTTCCCTTGTGAAAGTGGACTGTCCTACAGTCTCTGCTGGGACCGAAAAATACAGTTTAGCACCATCTTCCACCTTACAGGCCATTTTCAAGTACCTGAAGAGCACACTGAAAGCTAAGAACACAGTAACTTTATCTCGTTCTCCTATTGTAACAAGGAGCAGTAAAAATAAGAAGAGaggcaatacatgctga